Proteins from a single region of Calditerricola satsumensis:
- a CDS encoding CarD family transcriptional regulator, which translates to MINWKYLIPGVTGLFNVGDKVFYPMHGAGVIEAIEEREILGEKRTYYVMHIPVGNMKVMIPMNSAEKVGLREVIDEEAANRVLAILRRSDVDLSDNWNRRYRAHLDKMKSGDIFEVADVVRNLMLREREKGLSTGERRMLENARQILISELVLAKGIDEQQAAELVEACVENRETAV; encoded by the coding sequence GTGATAAACTGGAAGTATCTGATACCGGGGGTGACGGGATTGTTTAACGTCGGCGACAAGGTCTTTTATCCCATGCACGGGGCGGGCGTGATCGAGGCCATTGAAGAGCGGGAGATCCTGGGCGAGAAGCGGACCTATTACGTCATGCACATTCCGGTTGGCAACATGAAAGTGATGATCCCGATGAACAGCGCGGAGAAGGTGGGCCTGCGCGAAGTGATCGACGAAGAGGCAGCAAACCGCGTGCTCGCCATCTTGCGGCGCTCCGACGTGGACCTGTCGGACAATTGGAACCGGCGCTATCGGGCGCACCTGGACAAGATGAAGAGCGGCGACATCTTCGAGGTGGCCGACGTGGTGCGCAACCTCATGCTGCGCGAGCGGGAAAAAGGCTTGTCTACGGGCGAGCGGCGGATGCTGGAAAACGCGCGGCAGATCTTGATCAGCGAGCTCGTTTTGGCCAAAGGCATCGACGAGCAACAGGCGGCGGAGCTGGTGGAAGCGTGCGTGGAAAACCGCGAGACTGCTGTGTGA
- the pssA gene encoding CDP-diacylglycerol--serine O-phosphatidyltransferase yields MVAKTLPNLFTVANLFLGIISIVLAFQEQPEHAAVLVIIGMLLDGLDGRVARKLGVQSEFGKELDSLSDVISFGVAPAFIMYVVVLQDLGLYGLMVTALFPICGALRLARFNITEGNAHYFVGLPITAAGGVLATFALYHHVFSPVYLTIGMLALSLLMISNVKYPNFKRVGIPRAAIWVTPILVGIVGYLAWRFPDSFSKLVFLPLVLYALYGLKKNLDALLRRNQAVQDPIETDVHS; encoded by the coding sequence TTACGGTGGCGAACTTATTCTTAGGGATCATCTCCATCGTGCTGGCCTTTCAGGAACAACCCGAACACGCGGCCGTTCTCGTCATCATTGGCATGTTGCTGGATGGTCTGGACGGACGCGTGGCGCGGAAGCTGGGCGTCCAGAGCGAGTTCGGCAAAGAACTGGATTCGCTGTCGGATGTCATCTCCTTCGGGGTGGCCCCGGCGTTCATCATGTACGTCGTCGTGCTGCAGGACCTCGGCTTGTACGGCTTGATGGTGACGGCGCTGTTTCCGATTTGCGGCGCGTTGCGCTTGGCCCGTTTCAACATCACCGAGGGGAATGCCCATTACTTTGTCGGGCTGCCGATTACGGCCGCCGGCGGGGTGCTGGCCACCTTCGCCTTGTACCACCACGTCTTCTCGCCGGTCTACCTCACCATCGGCATGCTCGCCCTGTCGCTGCTTATGATCAGCAACGTGAAATACCCGAACTTCAAACGCGTCGGCATCCCCCGGGCGGCGATCTGGGTGACGCCGATCCTGGTGGGGATCGTAGGGTATCTTGCCTGGCGATTTCCCGACTCCTTCTCCAAGCTCGTCTTCCTGCCCCTGGTCTTGTACGCGCTGTACGGCTTAAAAAAAAATCTTGACGCCTTGCTCCGGCGCAACCAGGCGGTGCAGGACCCGATCGAAACGGATGTGCACTCGTGA
- a CDS encoding PIN/TRAM domain-containing protein: MLKRFIQLFFVVVGAALGYHYGPSLIQFLNVTVNFGLENPYINPYIGAFGGAVLLFFSTSYLTDWLVDRLRRGEERLIKEVPVVDVLFGVIGMVIGLIVAFLLFLPLQSIPILGNFLPLFVSGLLGYFGYRIGFSKRDEIVAVFSLGRLSREKAKNKVPPGTYKILDTSVIIDGRIADICETGFLEGVLVIPEFVLEELQHIADSSDVLKRNRGRRGLDILNKIQKELNMEVLIYEDPFEDTLEVDSKLVKLAKKLQAKVVTNDFNLNKVCELQGVPVLNINDLANAVKPIVLPGEEINVHVIKDGKEHGQGVAYLDDGTMIVVEGGKEFIGSTVDVLVTSVLQTSAGRMIFAKPKMLEKAL; encoded by the coding sequence ATGCTCAAGCGCTTCATCCAGCTCTTCTTTGTCGTGGTCGGGGCGGCGTTGGGCTATCATTACGGTCCAAGTTTGATCCAGTTTCTCAACGTCACCGTCAATTTCGGTCTCGAAAATCCGTACATCAATCCGTACATCGGCGCCTTTGGCGGTGCGGTGCTCCTCTTTTTCAGCACGTCGTACCTCACGGATTGGCTCGTCGACCGTTTGCGCCGCGGCGAGGAGCGGCTCATCAAAGAGGTGCCGGTCGTCGATGTGCTGTTCGGCGTCATCGGCATGGTAATCGGTCTTATTGTCGCCTTTCTTCTCTTTTTGCCCCTGCAGAGCATTCCGATCCTTGGCAACTTCCTCCCCCTGTTCGTCTCCGGGCTTCTGGGCTACTTCGGGTACCGCATCGGGTTTTCCAAGCGCGACGAAATCGTCGCCGTTTTCTCGTTGGGACGCCTGTCGCGGGAAAAGGCCAAGAACAAGGTCCCGCCGGGCACGTACAAGATTCTCGACACGAGCGTGATCATTGACGGCCGCATCGCCGACATCTGCGAGACCGGCTTCCTGGAAGGCGTGCTCGTCATTCCCGAGTTCGTCCTGGAAGAGCTTCAGCACATCGCCGACTCGTCCGACGTGCTGAAGCGCAACCGGGGACGCCGGGGCCTCGACATCCTCAACAAGATCCAGAAAGAGCTGAACATGGAGGTCCTCATCTACGAAGACCCCTTCGAGGACACCCTCGAGGTGGACAGCAAGCTGGTTAAGCTGGCCAAAAAGCTGCAGGCCAAAGTGGTGACGAACGATTTCAACCTGAACAAGGTGTGCGAACTGCAGGGCGTGCCGGTGCTGAACATCAACGACCTGGCCAACGCGGTGAAGCCGATCGTGTTGCCCGGCGAGGAGATCAACGTCCACGTGATCAAGGACGGCAAGGAGCACGGCCAGGGCGTGGCCTACCTTGACGACGGGACGATGATCGTCGTCGAAGGCGGCAAGGAATTTATCGGCTCCACGGTTGACGTGCTCGTCACGAGTGTGCTACAAACATCAGCAGGACGCATGATTTTCGCCAAGCCGAAGATGCTGGAAAAGGCGCTGTAG